One Anthonomus grandis grandis chromosome 13, icAntGran1.3, whole genome shotgun sequence DNA segment encodes these proteins:
- the LOC126743566 gene encoding spermine oxidase isoform X1 — MIVQTLSPSIKSLLLSQKGRFGQILQNILRKFSTSKKQSEKDTYKQCTITDNMVDPCRPEPAVVIIGAGIAGLSVAQRLAQCGLSKFTVLEATERPGGRIHSCWLGDVVAEMGCQWIHGACISNPVYTLAAQEGLLKPPVKRIDNSKGLYLTSDGRAIDHGTAMMAYHVFGQIKREAGNLFTMGCGKEHGSLLNFISLRIQQELQKFPEEQRYEVSRILYGLTQRMRYHAGDDLTKVSADNYGSFIPLPGGSVQIPLGFVGVLSPLLKELPECSVKFGKPVGLIRWGAVQGRKKGGPRAVVQCCDGEEYCADYVVLTVSLGVLKEHAEKMFCPALPANKMEAINCLGYGNIDKIFLDYEKPFWVWSEGGIKFAWSPDELSHRTDWTKGLVSIEEVEGSKHVLCAFICGPESIVMEHASDEEVAEGITRVLRQFTGDASLPYPSTILRSKWASDPYFCGSYSYMNLNSNVGHQCDLSCPVPGSCDPVPPILMFAGEATCAGHHSTVQGARLSGIREAERILQLTKKYGGPPPTV, encoded by the exons ATGATCGTTCAAACTCTATCACCATCAATCAAGTCACTCTTGCTGAGCCAGAAAGGCCG GTTCGGGCAAATACTACAAAACATCCTAAGAAAATTCAGTACCTCAAAAAAACAGTCGGAGAAAGATACATATAAGCAATGTACTATCACAGACAATATGGTGGATCCTTGCAGACCGGAACCAGCTGTGGTGATTATTGGAGCTGGAATAGCAGGATTGAGTGTTGCGCAACGATTGGCTCAGTGTGGACTCAGTAAATTTACTGTCTTAGAGGCTACTGAAAG ACCAGGAGGACGAATTCATTCATGTTGGTTAGGAGATGTAGTCGCTGAAATGGGTTGTCAATGGATCCACGGAGCCTGCATCAGCAATCCTGTATACACTTTGGCAGCCCAGGAAGGACTGCTTAAGCCACCCGTAAAAAGAATAGATAATTCAAAAGG GTTATATTTGACCAGCGATGGAAGGGCCATTGACCACGGTACCGCCATGATGGCCTACCACGTATTCGGTCAAATCAAACGGGAGGCGGGCAATTTGTTTACCATGGGATGTGGAAAGGAACACGGCTCTTTATTGAActttataa GCTTAAGAATCCAACAAGAATTGCAAAAATTCCCGGAGGAGCAGAGATACGAAGTTTCTCGTATCTTATATGGATTAACTCAACGAATGCGATATCACGCAGGCGATGACCTGACAAAAGTCAGTGCGGATAATTATGGAAGTTTTATCCCGTTGCCAGGGGGTAGTGTGCAGATACCTTTGGGATTTGTTG GTGTCCTCTCGCCTCTACTTAAAGAACTTCCAGAGTGCAGCGTGAAATTTGGTAAGCCGGTGGGTTTGATCAGGTGGGGCGCAGTACAAGGGCGTAAAAAGGGCGGCCCAAGGGCGGTAGTTCAATGTTGCGATGGTGAAGAATACTGTGCCGATTATGTAGTACTAACAGTATCCTTGGGGGTACTCAAAGAGCATGCGGAAAAGATGTTTTGCCCCGCTTTGCCCGCCAATAAAATGGAGGCCATTAATTGCTTGG GCTATGGTAACATTGATAAGATCTTTTTGGACTATGAGAAACCTTTTTGGGTGTGGTCTGAGGGAGGAATTAAGTTTGCTTGGTCCCCAGATGAGCTCTCTCATCGAACTGACTGGACTAAAG GCTTAGTTTCAATTGAAGAGGTAGAAGGAAGCAAACATGTTTTATGTGCCTTTATATGCGGGCCAGAGTCAATTGTTATGGAACATGCCAGTGATGAAGAAGTAGCAGAAG GTATTACGAGAGTGTTGCGACAGTTTACCGGAGATGCTTCCTTGCCTTATCCCTCTACTATTTTACGTTCAAAATGGGCCTCAGATCCATACTTTTGTGGGTCTTATTCATACATGAATTTGAACTCTAATGTGGGTCACCAGTGTGACTTGAGCTGTCCAGTGCCGGGCTCTTGTGATCCTGTTCCGCCGATTTTGATGTTTGCTGGAGAAGCAACCTGTGCTG GACATCACTCTACAGTCCAAGGAGCCAGACTCAGCGGAATCAGAGAAGCAGAGAGAATTTTACAACTTACAAAGAAATATGGCGGACCACCACCTactgtataa
- the LOC126743566 gene encoding spermine oxidase isoform X2, translating into MIVQTLSPSIKSLLLSQKGRFGQILQNILRKFSTSKKQSEKDTYKQCTITDNMVDPCRPEPAVVIIGAGIAGLSVAQRLAQCGLSKFTVLEATERPGGRIHSCWLGDVVAEMGCQWIHGACISNPVYTLAAQEGLLKPPVKRIDNSKGLYLTSDGRAIDHGTAMMAYHVFGQIKREAGNLFTMGCGKEHGSLLNFISLRIQQELQKFPEEQRYEVSRILYGLTQRMRYHAGDDLTKVSADNYGSFIPLPGGSVQIPLGFVGVLSPLLKELPECSVKFGKPVGLIRWGAVQGRKKGGPRAVVQCCDGEEYCADYVVLTVSLGVLKEHAEKMFCPALPANKMEAINCLGYGNIDKIFLDYEKPFWVWSEGGIKFAWSPDELSHRTDWTKGLVSIEEVEGSKHVLCAFICGPESIVMEHASDEEVAEGITRVLRQFTGDASLPYPSTILRSKWASDPYFCGSYSYMNLNSNVGHQCDLSCPVPGSCDPVPPILMFAGEATCAGYHSTVHGSRISGIREAERIVQLTKKFGGPPPK; encoded by the exons ATGATCGTTCAAACTCTATCACCATCAATCAAGTCACTCTTGCTGAGCCAGAAAGGCCG GTTCGGGCAAATACTACAAAACATCCTAAGAAAATTCAGTACCTCAAAAAAACAGTCGGAGAAAGATACATATAAGCAATGTACTATCACAGACAATATGGTGGATCCTTGCAGACCGGAACCAGCTGTGGTGATTATTGGAGCTGGAATAGCAGGATTGAGTGTTGCGCAACGATTGGCTCAGTGTGGACTCAGTAAATTTACTGTCTTAGAGGCTACTGAAAG ACCAGGAGGACGAATTCATTCATGTTGGTTAGGAGATGTAGTCGCTGAAATGGGTTGTCAATGGATCCACGGAGCCTGCATCAGCAATCCTGTATACACTTTGGCAGCCCAGGAAGGACTGCTTAAGCCACCCGTAAAAAGAATAGATAATTCAAAAGG GTTATATTTGACCAGCGATGGAAGGGCCATTGACCACGGTACCGCCATGATGGCCTACCACGTATTCGGTCAAATCAAACGGGAGGCGGGCAATTTGTTTACCATGGGATGTGGAAAGGAACACGGCTCTTTATTGAActttataa GCTTAAGAATCCAACAAGAATTGCAAAAATTCCCGGAGGAGCAGAGATACGAAGTTTCTCGTATCTTATATGGATTAACTCAACGAATGCGATATCACGCAGGCGATGACCTGACAAAAGTCAGTGCGGATAATTATGGAAGTTTTATCCCGTTGCCAGGGGGTAGTGTGCAGATACCTTTGGGATTTGTTG GTGTCCTCTCGCCTCTACTTAAAGAACTTCCAGAGTGCAGCGTGAAATTTGGTAAGCCGGTGGGTTTGATCAGGTGGGGCGCAGTACAAGGGCGTAAAAAGGGCGGCCCAAGGGCGGTAGTTCAATGTTGCGATGGTGAAGAATACTGTGCCGATTATGTAGTACTAACAGTATCCTTGGGGGTACTCAAAGAGCATGCGGAAAAGATGTTTTGCCCCGCTTTGCCCGCCAATAAAATGGAGGCCATTAATTGCTTGG GCTATGGTAACATTGATAAGATCTTTTTGGACTATGAGAAACCTTTTTGGGTGTGGTCTGAGGGAGGAATTAAGTTTGCTTGGTCCCCAGATGAGCTCTCTCATCGAACTGACTGGACTAAAG GCTTAGTTTCAATTGAAGAGGTAGAAGGAAGCAAACATGTTTTATGTGCCTTTATATGCGGGCCAGAGTCAATTGTTATGGAACATGCCAGTGATGAAGAAGTAGCAGAAG GTATTACGAGAGTGTTGCGACAGTTTACCGGAGATGCTTCCTTGCCTTATCCCTCTACTATTTTACGTTCAAAATGGGCCTCAGATCCATACTTTTGTGGGTCTTATTCATACATGAATTTGAACTCTAATGTGGGTCACCAGTGTGACTTGAGCTGTCCAGTGCCGGGCTCTTGTGATCCTGTTCCGCCGATTTTGATGTTTGCTGGAGAAGCAACCTGTGCTG GTTACCACTCAACGGTTCACGGATCAAGAATTAGCGGAATTAGGGAGGCCGAAAGAATCGTTCAGTTAACAAAGAAATTTGGAGGCCCACCTCCCAAATAA